From a single Osmerus mordax isolate fOsmMor3 chromosome 14, fOsmMor3.pri, whole genome shotgun sequence genomic region:
- the fam13a gene encoding protein FAM13A, with translation MHLNTDAPQQMLPDTPLAPPLALALPLAPPPPPPTDADEETGGDMAVRSAVIVVRVRRRSSETDQQASLPHPSRSAGLPQVRPLHLAPRGPGASQAAPEAPAGHQAPSDARLLHTMEALCSSLETDRSISPFYMSSHLSPVHCQPDIANSFLERTIRSAVEQHLFDSSSSRGQSSEDDPSPSPSPPAPSSPPAPPSPPAPPSARQRHRQQRQQRQQDRRHAAWLPGSPSLLQQNPDKENLLSVLGDDRKEEPVSGVRGGGQGPPSRTRLPKPCCARGPLLDNQHTLTRRGGAPGDCHRDGGDIIMESRGHRSDGQSDGLPLSQTLSMKIQESPEAGRTLGESERGRTLGESERGRTLGEPERGSCEDVPRLTTLTEDGDWGDSPFFSTPFLDFKSFFHQSCHDEPAPAYSSWQRESMDRDEARLSPHPGGRLIRQLEEEGDPMLSPRSYAYGHCQHYLDDTEVPPSPPNAHSFVSRRRSSSLGSCDDEREELTSAQLSKKIHGLKRKIRKYEEKFEDERKYRPSHSDKAGNPEVLRWMNELAKLRKDLKESRLMKSEEDLPPLTRQRSNTLPKSFGSQLEKKPSQERPPQPPVEATLGAVQSRLQEKREEVGRPDDIKDMTREQIGAEKVALQKALLYYEGIHGRPITKSERLIMKPLYDRYRLVKQILCRASTIPVIGSPSSKRRGPQLQPIIEGVPALFFDDIKEEEDGSEDEGDFKPPSCVTERPDLSMLGFLEQLEEEGFISPVDELSPSRSTTDMRLSNLHSATMEELVVQLQEAREEKKRIRKNLREFEDQFFRQNGRNVQKEDRSPLAVEYNEYKHVKAKLRLLEVLISKRDSSKFI, from the exons atgcacctgaACACGGATGCACCCCAGCAAATGCTCCCAGACAcgcccctggccccgcccctggccctggccctgcccctggccccgcccccgcccccgcccacaGACGCtgatgaggagacaggaggcgaCATGGCCGTCCGCTCTGCTGTGATCGTGGTCAGA gtgaggaGACGGAGCAGTGAAACAGACCAGCAAGCCTCGCTGCCCCACCCCAGTCGCTCTGCCGGTCTGCCCCAGGTGAGGCCCCTCCACCTGGCCCCTCGGGGCCCCGGGGCCTCCCAGGCTGCTCCAGAGGCCCCTGCAGGTCACCAGGCCCCCTCTGACGCGCGCCTCCTCCACACCATGGAGGCTCTCTGCAG CTCCCTGGAAACAGACAGATCCATCTCTCCGTTCTACATGAG TAGCCACCTTTCTCCTGTTCACTGCCAACCAGACATAGCAAA TAGTTTTCTAGAGAGAACCATTCGCTCGGCTGTGGAGCAGCATCTCTTCGACTCCTCGTCCTccagaggtcagagttcagagGACGACCCGtcgccctcccccagccccccagcgccctccagccccccggccccccccagccccccggccccccccagcGCCCGCCAGCGTCACcggcagcagaggcagcagaggcagcaggacAGGAGGCACGCCGCCTGGCTCCCTGG aTCTCCGTCTCTGCTGCAGCAGAACCCAGACAAGGAGAACCTCCTGTCTGTGTTGGGGGACGACAGGAAGGAAGAGCCGGTGAGCGGGGtccggggaggagggcagggccccCCCTCCAGAACCAGGCTGCCCAAACCCTGCTGCGCTCGGGGACCCCTCCTCGACAACCAGCACACCCTCACC aggaggggaggtgcacCCGGAGACTGCCATCGTGACGGAGGTGACATCATCATGGAGTCACGAGGACACAG gAGTGATGGTCAAAGCGATGGTCTACCTTTATCACAG ACGCTCAGCATGAAGATTCAAGAGAGTCCGGAGGCGGGCAGGACCCTGGGGGAGTCGGAGAGAGGCAGGACCCTGGGGGAGTCGGAGAGAGGCAGGACCCTGGGGGAGCCGGAGAGAGGCAGCTGTGAGGACGTGCCGCGGCTGACCACTCTGACAGAGGACGGCGactggggag ATTCTCCCTTCTTTAGCACCCCCTTCCTTGATTTTAAAAGCTTTTTCCATCAGAGTTGCCATGATG AGCCAGCCCCGGCCTACTCGTCGTGGCAGAGGGAGAGCATGGACCGCGACGAGGCCCGCCTGTCCCCTCACCCCGGGGGGCGCCTCATccgccagctggaggaggagggagaccccaTGCTGTCGCCTCGCTCCTACGCTTACGGACACTGCCAGCactacctggacgacacagaggtcccaccctcaccccccaacGCTCACTCCTTCGTCAG TCGCAGAAGGAGTTCCTCTCTGGGCTcctgtgatgatgagagagaggagctgacctCAGCACAGCTCTCCAAGAAGATCCACGGGTTGAAGAGGAAGATCCGCAAGTACGAGGAGAAGTTTGAGGATGAGCGCAAGTACAGG ccGTCTCACAGCGACAAGGCGGGTAACCCAGAGGTTCTGAGATGGATGAACGAACTGGCCAAGCTGCGAAAGGACCTGAAAG aGAGCAGGCTGATGAAGTCTGAGGAGGACCTGCCCCCCCTGACGCGCCAGCGCAGCAACACCCTCCCCAAGAGCTTCGGCTCCCAACTGGAGAAGAAGCCCTCCCAGGagcgccccccccagcccccagtggAGGCCACCCTGGGGGCCGTGCAGAGCCGGCtgcaggagaagagggaggaggtgggccgGCCCGACGACATCAAG GATATGACACGTGAGCAGATCGGAGCAGAGAAAGTGGCACTCCAGAAGGCTCTTCTCTACTACGAGGGCATCCATGGACGACCA ATCACCAAGAGCGAGAGGCTGATCATGAAGCCTCTGTATGATCGATATCGCCTGGTCAAACAGATACTCTGCAGAGCTTCCACAATCCCAGTCATC GGTTCCCCATCCAGCAAGCGCAGGGGCCCCCAGCTACAGCCCATAATAGAGGGCGTTCCCGCTCTCTTCTTTGACGACATCAAG gaggaggaggacggctcGGAGGACGAGGGGGATTTCAAGCCTCCGTCCTGCGTGACGGAGCGTCCGGACCTCAGCATGCTGGGCTtcctggagcagctggaggaggaaggctTCATCTCCCCGGTGGACGAGCTGTCGCCCTCAAGAAGCACCACCGACATGAGGCTGTCCAACCTGCACTCTGCCACCAT ggAGGAGCTCGTGGTGCAGCtgcaggaggccagggaggagaagaagaggatacGCAAAAACCTCAGAGAGTTTGAGGACCAGTTCTTCAGGCAAAACGGAAG